The Antarcticibacterium sp. 1MA-6-2 genome has a window encoding:
- a CDS encoding FAD-dependent oxidoreductase → MFTNSIWNAHAANQSFSELNEDLTVDVAIVGGGITGVTTAFLLKERGMKVAILEAREIGRGTSSHSTGNLYAITDNLLEPLRSKYDKEVVGKIVRARESAVNFIEQTVQRFQIECDFKRLPLYLFEDKNEKDLGAERKRAEEAGLGTADLTEPFPVSGIKGFSYPDQAQFNPLLYIQGLAKVIEGENCSIYENTRVSDIDKTDNGFILKTTGGRVTAKYVIQATHTPKGVELQYHTVLGPYREYGIAAKLQSGTYPEGIFWGYFNGDKFSFRSYSRGGEQYLLCIGRPHKVGQAKDNKEHIQELISFAEEKFKIKEVVYKWGGQNYKPADLLPYIGRKTSNSNELIATGFSTDGLTYGTLSAIINTDIITGRKNEYEALFKASRHNPAKASKEFIKENFDVAAQLVKDWLSRGSDEQLKNIPPGEAQVVKIDNKKVAVYRTNGGEFRAFSAVCTHMGCIVNWNNAEKSWDCPCHGTRFDVEGEVLEGPAFDPLQRIQE, encoded by the coding sequence ATTAAATGAAGATCTTACGGTAGATGTTGCCATAGTGGGAGGGGGAATTACCGGGGTAACTACTGCCTTTCTTTTAAAAGAAAGGGGAATGAAGGTAGCCATATTAGAAGCCCGTGAAATAGGACGTGGTACTTCTTCCCACAGTACTGGAAACCTTTACGCAATAACAGATAATCTTCTTGAGCCTCTAAGGTCCAAGTATGATAAAGAGGTGGTTGGAAAAATAGTGAGAGCAAGGGAAAGCGCTGTGAATTTTATTGAACAAACGGTACAGCGATTCCAAATTGAATGCGACTTTAAAAGATTGCCGCTCTATCTTTTTGAAGATAAGAATGAAAAGGATTTGGGAGCTGAAAGAAAAAGAGCCGAAGAAGCCGGGTTAGGAACAGCTGATTTAACCGAGCCATTTCCGGTGAGTGGTATTAAAGGTTTTAGTTATCCAGATCAGGCCCAATTCAATCCGTTGCTTTATATACAGGGTCTGGCAAAGGTGATAGAAGGAGAGAATTGCTCCATTTATGAGAACACCCGGGTGAGCGATATTGATAAAACTGATAATGGTTTTATTCTTAAAACTACTGGGGGAAGAGTTACTGCTAAATACGTGATCCAGGCCACGCATACACCAAAGGGTGTAGAGCTGCAGTATCACACCGTGTTAGGACCGTATAGAGAATATGGAATAGCTGCAAAACTTCAATCGGGAACTTATCCTGAAGGTATATTTTGGGGATATTTCAATGGTGACAAATTCTCTTTTAGATCGTATTCCAGGGGAGGCGAACAATATCTATTATGTATAGGCAGGCCTCACAAGGTTGGCCAGGCAAAAGATAATAAAGAGCATATTCAGGAACTTATAAGCTTTGCAGAGGAAAAATTTAAAATTAAGGAAGTAGTTTATAAATGGGGTGGACAAAATTATAAACCTGCCGATCTCCTCCCGTACATTGGACGAAAAACCTCCAATTCCAATGAGTTAATTGCAACAGGATTTTCTACGGATGGTTTAACCTATGGAACCTTATCGGCAATAATAAATACTGATATTATTACGGGAAGGAAGAATGAATACGAGGCTCTTTTTAAAGCTTCCCGACATAATCCTGCAAAAGCATCAAAAGAATTTATAAAGGAAAATTTTGATGTAGCTGCCCAACTGGTTAAGGATTGGCTTTCTAGAGGTTCAGATGAGCAACTTAAGAACATCCCTCCTGGAGAAGCTCAAGTTGTAAAAATAGACAATAAAAAAGTAGCAGTTTATCGCACAAATGGAGGTGAATTTAGAGCTTTCTCTGCGGTTTGCACTCATATGGGATGTATTGTCAATTGGAACAATGCCGAAAAATCCTGGGACTGTCCATGCCATGGAACCCGCTTTGATGTAGAAGGGGAAGTACTGGAAGGACCCGCCTTTGATCCTTTACAAAGAATTCAGGAGTAA